In one Sphingobacterium daejeonense genomic region, the following are encoded:
- a CDS encoding zf-TFIIB domain-containing protein — protein sequence MKCPDCKQTLLVAETHGLEIDYCLNFRGEWT from the coding sequence ATGAAATGTCCTGATTGTAAGCAAACCTTATTGGTAGCCGAAACGCACGGTCTGGAAATTGATTATTGCCTGAACTTTCGGGGCGAATGGACATAA